In Methylomagnum ishizawai, one DNA window encodes the following:
- the pnp gene encoding polyribonucleotide nucleotidyltransferase, whose product MNPIRKQFKYGEHLVTFETGEIARQADAAVMVDMEGTVVLVTVVGKKEASPETDFFPLTVNYQEKAYAAGRIPGGFFKREGRPTEKETLTARLIDRPIRPLFPDGFTHEVQVVATVLSLNPEIDPDVPSMLGASAALTLSGMPFQGPIAAARVAYIDDQYVLNPLASDLDDSMLDLVVAGTSKAVLMVESEAAMLPEEVMLGAVIFGHEQMQVAIDAILELAEMVGVKSWNWTPPVPDTALEEAVKAQAGAAVDAAYRIADKQLRGQTVKEARKAVIEALTAEGRYSTTAVRGVFERLEYDTVRARILDEAQRIDGRDLVTVRPITIRTGVLPRTHGSALFTRGETQALVVATLGTGRDAQVIDAIEGEYKDPFMLHYNFPPYCVGETGNIGSPKRREIGHGRLAKRGVQAVMPDPDSFPYVIRVVSEITESNGSSSMASVCGTSLALMDAGVPIEAPVAGIAMGLIKEGDRFAVLSDIMGDEDHLGDMDFKVAGTRDGVTALQMDIKIDGITAEIMSKALDQAKAGRLHILGKMNQVLATPRKEMSDYAPRIMSMTIDPSKIRDVIGKGGATIRAITEETGASIDITDDGIVKIASVDREAGDEARRRIEAITAEVEVGKIYEGKVVRLMDFGAFVTILPGKDGLVHISQISDEHVEKVSDKLSEGDVVRVKVLEIDRQGRVRLSMKAVEK is encoded by the coding sequence GTGAATCCGATTCGGAAACAGTTCAAGTACGGCGAACATTTGGTGACCTTCGAGACCGGCGAAATCGCGCGTCAAGCCGACGCCGCGGTTATGGTCGATATGGAGGGAACGGTGGTCCTCGTGACCGTGGTGGGCAAGAAGGAAGCTTCTCCCGAAACCGATTTTTTCCCCCTGACGGTGAATTATCAGGAGAAGGCTTATGCCGCGGGGCGGATTCCCGGCGGGTTTTTCAAGCGCGAAGGACGCCCCACCGAGAAGGAAACGCTCACCGCCCGGTTGATCGACCGTCCGATACGCCCGCTTTTCCCGGACGGATTCACCCACGAAGTGCAGGTGGTCGCCACCGTCCTTTCCCTCAATCCCGAGATCGATCCCGATGTGCCGTCCATGCTGGGCGCGTCGGCGGCGCTGACCTTGTCCGGAATGCCGTTCCAAGGTCCGATAGCTGCGGCCCGTGTGGCCTATATCGACGACCAATATGTGCTGAATCCGCTGGCGTCCGACCTGGACGATTCCATGTTGGATTTGGTGGTGGCCGGTACCTCCAAGGCCGTGCTGATGGTCGAATCCGAAGCCGCCATGTTGCCCGAAGAGGTGATGTTGGGCGCGGTCATCTTCGGCCATGAGCAGATGCAGGTCGCCATCGATGCGATTTTGGAACTGGCCGAAATGGTCGGCGTGAAGTCTTGGAATTGGACGCCGCCGGTCCCGGATACCGCCCTGGAGGAGGCCGTCAAGGCCCAGGCCGGTGCCGCCGTCGATGCCGCCTACCGCATCGCCGACAAGCAGCTCCGTGGCCAGACCGTGAAGGAAGCCCGTAAAGCCGTGATCGAGGCGCTGACCGCCGAAGGCCGCTATTCCACCACCGCCGTGCGCGGTGTGTTCGAGAGGCTGGAATACGACACCGTGCGTGCCCGTATCCTCGACGAGGCCCAGCGTATCGATGGCCGCGACCTCGTTACCGTCCGCCCCATCACCATCCGCACCGGCGTCCTGCCGCGCACCCATGGTTCCGCCTTGTTCACCCGTGGCGAAACCCAGGCCTTGGTGGTTGCCACCCTGGGTACGGGCCGCGATGCCCAGGTGATCGACGCCATCGAGGGCGAATACAAAGACCCCTTCATGTTGCATTACAACTTCCCGCCCTATTGCGTGGGCGAGACCGGCAACATCGGCTCCCCCAAGCGCCGCGAGATCGGCCATGGCCGTCTGGCCAAGCGCGGCGTGCAGGCGGTGATGCCGGACCCGGATAGCTTCCCCTACGTCATCCGCGTGGTGTCGGAAATCACCGAGTCCAATGGCTCCAGTTCCATGGCTTCCGTGTGCGGCACCAGCTTGGCGCTGATGGACGCCGGTGTGCCCATCGAAGCCCCGGTGGCGGGTATCGCCATGGGCTTGATCAAGGAGGGCGACCGCTTCGCGGTGCTGTCCGATATCATGGGCGACGAGGACCATCTGGGCGATATGGATTTCAAGGTCGCGGGCACCCGCGACGGCGTGACCGCCTTGCAGATGGATATCAAGATCGACGGCATCACCGCCGAGATCATGAGCAAGGCGCTGGATCAGGCCAAGGCCGGGCGTCTGCATATCCTGGGCAAGATGAACCAAGTCCTGGCCACGCCGCGCAAGGAAATGTCCGATTACGCGCCGCGCATCATGAGCATGACCATCGACCCCAGCAAAATCCGCGATGTCATCGGCAAGGGCGGGGCCACCATCCGCGCCATCACCGAGGAAACCGGGGCCAGCATCGATATCACCGATGACGGCATCGTGAAAATCGCCTCTGTGGACCGCGAGGCCGGTGACGAAGCCCGCCGCCGGATCGAGGCCATCACCGCCGAGGTCGAGGTCGGCAAAATCTACGAAGGCAAGGTGGTCCGCCTGATGGACTTCGGCGCGTTCGTGACCATCCTGCCCGGCAAGGACGGCCTGGTCCACATTTCGCAAATCTCCGACGAACATGTCGAGAAGGTCAGCGACAAGTTGTCCGAAGGCGATGTGGTCCGCGTCAAAGTGCTGGAAATCGACCGCCAAGGCCGGGTGCGCTTGAGCATGAAGGCCGTCGAGAAATAA
- the rpsO gene encoding 30S ribosomal protein S15, whose translation MPFTAVEKSAVVQEYQRGTQDTGSPEVQVALLTARINHLTPHFVQHKKDHHSRRGLLRLVNQRRKLLDYLKSKDSERYKTLIEKLGLRK comes from the coding sequence ATGCCTTTCACCGCAGTTGAAAAAAGCGCCGTCGTGCAGGAATACCAGCGCGGCACCCAAGATACCGGCTCCCCGGAAGTCCAGGTCGCCCTGCTCACCGCCCGCATCAACCACCTGACCCCCCATTTCGTCCAACACAAGAAAGACCACCACAGCCGTCGTGGCCTGCTGCGCTTGGTCAACCAACGCCGCAAACTGCTGGACTACCTCAAGAGCAAAGATTCCGAACGTTACAAGACCTTGATCGAAAAGCTCGGCCTGCGTAAATAG
- the infB gene encoding translation initiation factor IF-2 — protein sequence MSDMTVRQLAEMVKTPLERLLTQLGDAGIKKSGADDVLSDAEKRSFLGFLRQSHGKDQADLGEPKRLTLQRRVQSELKQGKIPGKGTKTISVEVRKKTTYVKRSELPETGDRRPEPEKARLAQEEQRRELEVQEVLRLQQEEARRLAEEEERRGREEAERAAEEQRRLEETQRQEAAQRQEEEQRKQREQGDVQRRTEDQRRPPQPPPREARPAQPSRPQETRASQPASRPQEARAPQPASRPPHAPRPGQDPRRPDSRPGQEPRSAQPPRSGVGRPAPAAAPDASRRAKPATPPPPAAVRSNTPADRGNNNNKKKGGGERGGRSQDDDVRDLDDIRGSKQPRKKKLKLGKAAPPTPEVKHGFEKPTGPIVREVAIPQNISVSDLAQRMSVKATEVIKTLMGMGTMATINQMLDQDTATLVVEEMGHTAILQVENVLEAEIQATMSLAAEAEQSHRAPVVTIMGHVDHGKTSLLDYIRKSRVAAGEAGGITQHIGAYQVKTNQGGAVTFLDTPGHAAFTAMRARGAKVTDIVVLVVAADDGVMPQTREAVDHSRAAGVPLVVAVNKIDKPQADPERVKQELVALSVVPEEWGGDTQFVPVSAKTGEGIDALLDAILVQAEVLELRAPYDIPATGVVIESKLEKGRGPVADILVQAGRLKKGDFILCGMEFGRVRAMFNENGKPVKEAGPSCPVEVLGLSAVPNAGDEFIVVSDERKAREIALNREERLRSTKLAAQQATKLEDVFSRMESGEGSVDLNVVIKADVQGSLEALRGSLTQLSTDKVKVKVIGGGVGGISETDANLALASSAIIIGFNVRADAGARKLIEERGIDLHYYSIIYEAIDEIKKSINGMLEPEYKEQIVGNAQVRDVFRHPKFGAIAGCMVTDGYVKRNLPIRVLRENVVIFEGQLDSLRRFKDDVSEVKAGMECGMGIKNYNEVKVGDQIEVFEKVLVQR from the coding sequence ATGAGCGATATGACGGTACGGCAACTCGCCGAAATGGTCAAAACACCGCTGGAGCGGCTGCTGACGCAGCTGGGCGACGCGGGCATAAAAAAGAGCGGCGCGGACGATGTGCTGAGTGATGCCGAGAAGCGCAGCTTCCTGGGATTCCTCCGCCAGAGCCACGGCAAGGACCAGGCCGATCTGGGCGAGCCCAAGCGGTTGACCCTGCAACGCCGGGTCCAGAGCGAACTCAAGCAGGGCAAGATTCCCGGCAAGGGCACCAAGACCATCAGCGTGGAGGTCCGCAAGAAGACCACCTACGTGAAGCGTAGCGAGTTGCCCGAAACCGGCGACCGCCGCCCCGAGCCCGAGAAGGCCCGGCTGGCCCAGGAAGAGCAGCGGCGCGAACTCGAAGTCCAGGAGGTTTTGCGTCTGCAACAGGAGGAAGCCCGCCGCCTGGCCGAGGAGGAGGAGCGCCGCGGCCGCGAAGAGGCCGAGCGTGCCGCCGAGGAGCAGCGCCGCCTTGAAGAGACCCAGCGGCAGGAAGCGGCCCAGCGGCAGGAAGAGGAACAGCGCAAGCAACGCGAACAAGGCGATGTCCAGCGCCGCACGGAAGACCAGCGCAGGCCGCCGCAACCGCCGCCCCGCGAAGCCCGTCCCGCCCAACCGTCCCGCCCGCAGGAAACCCGCGCCTCGCAGCCCGCTTCCCGCCCGCAGGAAGCCCGTGCCCCGCAGCCCGCTTCCCGCCCGCCACACGCCCCGCGTCCTGGCCAGGACCCGCGCCGTCCAGACTCCCGTCCCGGCCAGGAACCGCGATCTGCCCAGCCGCCCCGTTCCGGTGTCGGTCGGCCCGCCCCGGCGGCGGCTCCCGATGCCTCCCGCCGCGCCAAGCCCGCCACGCCCCCGCCACCCGCCGCGGTGCGTTCCAACACGCCCGCCGACCGTGGCAATAATAACAACAAGAAAAAAGGCGGCGGCGAACGCGGCGGTCGCAGCCAGGACGACGATGTACGGGATTTGGATGATATCCGCGGCAGTAAGCAGCCCAGGAAGAAAAAACTGAAACTGGGCAAAGCGGCTCCCCCCACCCCCGAAGTCAAACATGGCTTCGAAAAACCCACCGGACCCATCGTGCGCGAAGTCGCCATCCCCCAAAACATCAGCGTGTCCGACCTCGCCCAGCGCATGTCGGTCAAGGCCACCGAAGTCATCAAGACCTTGATGGGCATGGGCACCATGGCCACCATCAACCAGATGCTGGACCAGGACACCGCGACCTTGGTGGTCGAGGAAATGGGTCATACCGCCATCTTGCAGGTTGAGAACGTGCTGGAGGCCGAAATCCAGGCCACCATGAGCCTTGCCGCCGAAGCCGAGCAATCGCACCGCGCCCCGGTCGTCACCATCATGGGCCATGTCGACCACGGCAAGACCTCGCTGCTCGATTACATCCGCAAGAGCCGGGTGGCGGCGGGCGAGGCCGGTGGCATCACCCAGCACATCGGTGCCTATCAGGTAAAGACCAACCAGGGCGGGGCCGTGACCTTCCTCGACACCCCCGGCCATGCCGCTTTCACCGCGATGCGCGCCCGCGGCGCCAAAGTCACTGATATCGTGGTGCTGGTGGTGGCCGCCGACGACGGCGTGATGCCGCAGACCCGCGAGGCGGTCGATCATTCCCGCGCCGCCGGCGTGCCCTTGGTCGTCGCGGTCAACAAGATCGACAAACCCCAGGCCGATCCCGAGCGCGTCAAGCAGGAATTGGTGGCGCTGAGCGTGGTGCCGGAAGAATGGGGCGGCGATACCCAGTTCGTGCCCGTGTCCGCCAAAACCGGCGAAGGCATCGACGCCCTGCTCGACGCCATCCTGGTCCAGGCCGAAGTGTTGGAACTCCGCGCCCCCTACGACATCCCCGCCACCGGCGTGGTGATCGAATCCAAGCTGGAAAAGGGCCGGGGTCCGGTGGCCGACATCCTGGTCCAGGCCGGGCGCTTGAAGAAAGGCGACTTCATCCTCTGCGGCATGGAATTTGGCCGCGTCCGCGCCATGTTCAACGAGAACGGCAAGCCGGTGAAGGAAGCCGGGCCGTCCTGCCCGGTGGAAGTGCTGGGCTTGTCGGCGGTGCCCAACGCGGGCGACGAGTTCATCGTGGTGTCCGACGAGCGCAAAGCCCGCGAAATCGCCTTGAACCGCGAGGAGCGCCTGCGCTCCACCAAGCTGGCGGCGCAACAAGCCACCAAGCTGGAAGATGTGTTCTCGCGCATGGAATCCGGCGAAGGCAGTGTCGATCTCAACGTGGTCATCAAGGCCGACGTGCAGGGCAGTTTGGAAGCCTTGCGCGGCTCCCTGACCCAGTTGTCCACCGATAAGGTTAAGGTCAAGGTCATCGGCGGCGGCGTCGGCGGCATCAGCGAAACCGACGCCAACCTGGCCTTGGCGTCCAGCGCCATCATCATTGGCTTCAACGTCCGCGCCGATGCCGGCGCCCGCAAGCTGATCGAGGAGCGCGGGATCGACCTGCACTACTACAGCATCATTTACGAAGCCATCGACGAGATCAAAAAATCCATCAATGGGATGCTGGAGCCGGAATACAAAGAGCAGATCGTCGGCAATGCCCAGGTGCGCGATGTGTTCCGCCATCCCAAGTTCGGGGCCATCGCCGGTTGTATGGTCACGGATGGCTATGTCAAGCGCAATTTGCCGATCCGCGTGCTGCGCGAAAACGTGGTGATCTTCGAGGGCCAGTTGGATTCCTTGCGCCGCTTCAAGGACGATGTGTCCGAGGTCAAGGCCGGAATGGAATGCGGCATGGGCATCAAGAACTACAACGAGGTCAAGGTCGGCGACCAGATCGAAGTGTTCGAAAAGGTGTTGGTGCAGCGGTAA
- the rbfA gene encoding 30S ribosome-binding factor RbfA: MPREFTRSDRVASQIQREMAELLGTHVKEPGLGMVTISEVELSRDLAVAKIFVTFLGNQKPPKDCVKALAEYVPALRRELGKRLRVRVLPEIRFAFDDSIERGLRMDALLHKISQATPERGGETGGEEENP, encoded by the coding sequence ATGCCCAGGGAATTCACCCGTAGCGACCGGGTCGCGTCGCAAATCCAAAGGGAAATGGCCGAGTTGCTCGGAACCCACGTCAAGGAGCCGGGGCTGGGGATGGTCACCATCAGCGAGGTCGAGTTGAGCCGCGATTTGGCGGTGGCGAAGATTTTCGTGACCTTCCTCGGCAACCAGAAGCCGCCCAAGGACTGCGTGAAGGCTTTGGCCGAGTATGTACCGGCCCTGCGCCGGGAATTGGGCAAGCGGCTACGGGTGCGGGTGTTGCCGGAAATCCGTTTCGCCTTCGACGATTCCATCGAGCGCGGGCTGCGGATGGATGCCCTGCTGCACAAGATTTCACAGGCAACGCCGGAGCGTGGCGGGGAAACGGGCGGGGAGGAGGAAAACCCATGA
- the truB gene encoding tRNA pseudouridine(55) synthase TruB produces the protein MSRKANALDLNGIFLLDKPTGITSNGALQRSKWLFRAKKAGHTGSLDPIASGLLPLCLGEGTKLSGFLLNTDKRYQVRVRLGVATETGDTEGAVIETQPVPPLSAEFIEGYLAPFRGEILQVPPMYSALKHQGQRLYDLARKGIEVEREARAVTIYELRLEGFDATSMDLDVHCSKGTYIRTLAEDLGRAMGCGGHVEILRRTAVGDLKVADAHTLDHLEALAEAERPGLLLPLDTIVSGLPAVHLNDQLSFYLRKGEAVLVPKAPTEGWVRLYGRHALFMGMGEVLDDGRIAPRRLVKLKREPSDGAASP, from the coding sequence ATGAGCCGCAAGGCCAACGCCCTCGATCTGAACGGCATCTTCCTGCTGGACAAGCCGACCGGCATCACGTCCAACGGAGCTTTGCAGCGGTCGAAATGGCTATTCCGGGCCAAGAAGGCGGGCCATACCGGCAGTCTCGACCCCATCGCCAGCGGTTTGCTGCCGCTGTGCCTGGGCGAGGGCACCAAGCTCTCCGGTTTCCTGCTGAATACCGACAAGCGCTACCAAGTGCGGGTGCGCCTAGGCGTCGCGACCGAGACCGGAGACACCGAAGGCGCGGTGATCGAAACCCAACCCGTGCCGCCCTTGAGCGCCGAATTCATCGAAGGCTATTTGGCTCCGTTCCGGGGCGAAATCCTCCAGGTGCCGCCGATGTATTCCGCCCTCAAGCACCAGGGCCAACGCTTGTACGATCTGGCCCGCAAGGGCATCGAGGTCGAGCGCGAGGCCCGCGCCGTCACCATTTACGAACTCCGACTCGAAGGCTTCGACGCGACCAGCATGGATTTGGACGTGCATTGCTCCAAGGGCACCTATATCCGCACCCTGGCCGAGGACTTGGGCCGGGCCATGGGTTGCGGCGGCCATGTGGAAATCCTGCGCCGCACCGCCGTCGGCGATCTTAAAGTGGCCGATGCCCACACCCTGGACCACTTGGAAGCCCTGGCCGAAGCCGAGCGCCCGGGCTTGCTCTTGCCTTTGGATACCATCGTGTCCGGTTTGCCCGCCGTGCATCTCAACGATCAATTGAGCTTTTATCTCCGCAAGGGCGAGGCGGTGTTGGTGCCGAAAGCGCCTACCGAAGGCTGGGTCCGGCTCTATGGCCGCCATGCCCTGTTCATGGGCATGGGCGAGGTGTTGGACGATGGCCGGATCGCGCCGCGCCGCCTGGTCAAGCTCAAGCGCGAACCATCGGACGGAGCCGCGAGTCCCTGA